From the genome of Chionomys nivalis chromosome 9, mChiNiv1.1, whole genome shotgun sequence:
CAAACGTCCCGTTCCTCTGGCTTTTGCAATCTTCCTGAGATAGTCCCTGAATCAGCATGGCTGCCCaggcaagacctgaacaaggacagcACCAATAGGCATGCTCACATAGAGTGGGGAAATCTCAAGGAGCCTCAAGCCTAGGCAAAGAGCTACAGAtgactaaggaatgctgagagctgaAATGGTGGTCCCCAGGGAAGAGTCTGCCAACTGCTTATCCAATGCCAAGCAGTCAGCTTGGAAATGAGATACAAACAATATTACATGGACTGAGCAGGATTTCGTGcctgtgcgtgtatgtgtgtgtaaacaaagaaaaagaagccatgaatttgagagaaagagagctgaagagtgaaaaggaaaggcaaaaacaatgtgtgtaatattttaattccaaaaaaataaaaaataatctttaaagaaaatgccCAAAGTAAAGCTCGCAGCTTCCACGTTAAGTAGCTACTCTAACTGCATGGTTGCATAGTCTTTGTGTATGGTTACCTTCATTGTGAGATGTTTATTTGAACTTTTTTAACaatgaagtttaaaataaaaaactaaaaaaaaaaaatccgtgacaaaattctaagagaaagaaaactacttAGCTTTGTTCTAGGAACCCACAGCTTGCCACTCACCTTCTCTGTgtctaaaaaaaaagacagagtgcTTCCACCATGACTGATCAGGACCAGTTGAAGCTGTATGCCTCTGAGGATCCCAAGAGGACACAGGGTTTTCCAGCTCACCCTTTTCGTCTCTTTCACCccaactcccaccccaccccccctcccgctgacacacacaccacacacaccacacacacacacacacacacacacacagaaaataccgGTCAAGCAGATGGTTTGGGTGTGCAGCCCTGGAGGCTGACAGATGTGAATTCTGATGAGCAAGGAGAGGGACAGGCCTTTCTGTCACTGCACATCCTctgccccactccccaccccccacaaacaAATGCTGCTTCACATGGCTGACTTTGAGCCTGGGTCAAGGGCTTGTCAGAGTACGGGGAGAAGTAATTTCAACATCTCGGGAAATTTTAATAGACAATACTTCTCATAGTTCAAGTGTCAAATATGAATAAGTCTgaggttttaaaagaaaatggaggccgggcggtggtggcgcacgcctttaatcccagcactcgggaggcagaggcaggcggatctctgtgagttcgagaccagcctggtctacaagagctagttccaggacaggctccaaaaaaccacagagaaaccctgtctcgaaaaaccaaaaaaaaaaaaaaagaaaaaaaaaagaaaatggagggtTCAGCACTGAACtgtcacaaagaaagaaacatttattgCTACTtgattctctccctctgtctATTCTCCCAGggttcctccatctctctccttctttccctccttctctctatAAAAGTATGCTTTCTCATAATTGGATCCAGGCCTTTAAGCAtcaataatttccttttaatGACTACCTTCATTATTTGGGGTCACTTCATCCCCAGCAGTAGATTTAGCATGCCTCTGATCACCAAGTAACAACTTATAATTAAGTTGACACTTAGCATATTAGTGGTTGGTCAGGGCTCAGGTccagtgtttccaggttctaggcTTCTTATCTGAAGAATTAAAAATCGGAAGTCACATTGACTCTCAAAAATAGTGAGATAGCTTTTTTGGAGTAAAGAAATAAGACCGATTACAGACGAATACCCTACCAAGACTGACAGCAAACCATGTAAGTGAACATACTGGAGGGCAGGGGCTGATATTGTTTGGGGGGCTTCCTCACATGGAGTtcaaaagaaggcagagctggatACTAACGAGTGTAAAGATAGtggtctctatttttttttttaaatatttatttatttattatgtatacaatattctgtctgtgtgtatgtctgcaggccagaagagggcaccagacctcattacagatggttgtgagccaccatgtggttgccgggaattgaactcaggacctttggaagagcaggcaatgctcttaaccgctgagccatctctccagcccagtggtcTCTATTTTGATTGATAGATTAGGTCATATATTCATTCCTACTCCACATGTCCTTACCCATAATGCATCTGATTTTAGTTCAATTATGCATAGGCATAAAATGGTAAAGAGGAAATTCCCCTAAAATTTCacttaaagaatacagtttgcgaGTTGTTATCCCATTGTAAAGATGAAGCAACCGAGGCACAGACAGACATTAAGtcttgcccaaggccacacagttTAGCCAGTGCCTGGCATCCTAGAGGACCCAGCACTTTGTGGTTACTTTCTCAAACCTCCCCTGACTCTGTTCCCTCACAACAGGATGGAACCAAACGAGGAGCTGGAAGAGGAGGACTCTCCAGGCGGCCAAGAAGATGGCTTCACTGCTGAGCACCTGGCTGCAGAGGCCTTGGCAGCCGACATGGATCCCTGGCTGGTATTTGATTCCCGTACTACACCTGCCTCAGAGCTGGATGCCTGGTTGGCCAAGTACCCACCATCTCAAGTTACTCGCTATGGGGACCCAGGTTCACCCAACTCTGAACCTGTGGGCTGGATTGCAGCCTATGGGCAGGGTTACACCCCCAACTCAGGGGATGTCCAAGGGCTGCAGGCAGCCTGGGAGACTCTGCAGGCCAGTGGGCGGCCCATCACACCAGGTACCCTGCGCCAGCTGGCCATCACCCACCGCGTGCTCTCTGGCAAGTGGCTGATTCACCTGGCACCTGGCTTCAAGCTGGACCATGCCTGGGCTGGCATTGCCAGGGCTGTAGTTGAGGGCCGTCTTCAGGTGGCCAAGGTGAGCCCACGGGCCAAGGAGGGTGGGCGCCAGGTCATCTGTGTTTACACGGACGACTTCACGGACCACAGATTCTGCCATCCGTGCTGCAGGCGTTAAGTGCTTGCTCACTTACAAACCTGATGTCTACACCTACCTGGGCATCTACCGAGCCAACCGCTGGCACCTCTGTCCCACTCTCTATGCGAGCCGTTTCCAGCTTGGAGGCAATGCTCGTGGCTCTCGAGTGTTGGACCGTGCCAACAATGTAGAACTGACCTAGTGGGGCCCAGTGGGGGAGACCACCTTTTGCTCCCCTGCTGGGGATggatccttctttcttctcttcctcgtCCCAAGAAGGCCACGCTCCCTAGCTCTGAGGACTAATTGACTTGGGAACTGCCTGTACTCAGTCCCTTTGAACTTCTGCTCTCTGTG
Proteins encoded in this window:
- the LOC130881917 gene encoding LOW QUALITY PROTEIN: UPF0696 protein C11orf68 homolog (The sequence of the model RefSeq protein was modified relative to this genomic sequence to represent the inferred CDS: inserted 2 bases in 1 codon); protein product: MEPNEELEEEDSPGGQEDGFTAEHLAAEALAADMDPWLVFDSRTTPASELDAWLAKYPPSQVTRYGDPGSPNSEPVGWIAAYGQGYTPNSGDVQGLQAAWETLQASGRPITPGTLRQLAITHRVLSGKWLIHLAPGFKLDHAWAGIARAVVEGRLQVAKVSPRAKEGGRQVICVYTDDFTDXTDSAIRAAGVKCLLTYKPDVYTYLGIYRANRWHLCPTLYASRFQLGGNARGSRVLDRANNVELT